In Acidobacteriota bacterium, the DNA window GGGAGGCAACCTGGTGGCTCCCTACCCTTCGCGGGCGGTGAGCTTCGAGCCGGGGGATACGCTGGTGGTGATCTCCGACGGCCTGCCGGAGCGGCGCAACGGGCTGGACGAATGCCTTGGTTACCGCATGGTGGAAGAATGTCTGGCGCGCCACGGCAGCGGCAGCGCCCGGCAGGTGCTGGGCGAGCTGGTCCAGCTGGGGGAAGAATGGTCCGGCGGCCAACCGCCCCAGGACGACATCACCATCCTGGTCATCCGGCGGCCGGACCTGGGGTCGGGCAGTCGTCCACAGAGCTCCGGGGGAGGCAGTGCGTAGATCTGCCCACATGGATACCCTCTCGGACGGAACGTTCGGACGGAATGAACCCCAGCCGAGCAAGGTTTTGATTGAAGGGAATTAAAGGGAATCTGCATCGCCCATGACACGCAACCGCAGCACCTCACTCGGGCCAGAGCCGCCAGCGGCTCGCGGGGGATTCTTGCGGCCGCGCCCCGGGCTTCTCGCCGCTTTCCTCACCCTCCTCCTCTCCCTCACCGCCTGCGGCAGTCTGGGGCCTCAACATCTCGCCAGCGCCGCCGCCCGGGAAGCCATCGCCGCCCGAGGCCTGGATCCCGATGAAGTGCTGGTGCCCTTCCAGCTGACCGAGGAAATGGAGCAGTGGGCGCGGGAGGCGGTGCCCAAGAATCTGCCCAAGGCCGAGCGCTCCCAACGACTGCTGGAGGCGCTGGTCCAGCTCGAAGGATTGAATCTGCAATACCGCAGTGACTTCACCGGCACCGCCGAAGAAGTCTTCGAGACCCGCCAGGCCAACTGTCTCTCCTTCACCCACCTCTTCGTGGCCATGGCCCGATCCCTTCACCTCGACGCCTATTTTCTCTTCGTCCAGGACATCCAATCCTTCTTCCAGGAAGGGGATCTGGTGATCAACGCCAGTCACGTCACCGCCGCCACCGGGCCGCAGCAGGATCCTCAAATCCTCGAGTTCACGGACCGCACCGACGTCGAATACCGCAGGTTCCACCACATCTCGGACCTGCGGGCTGTTGCCCTCTTCTACTCCAACCGTGGTGCCGAGCTGCTTCGGAAAGGGCAGCCCGGAGGCGCGCTGCAGTGGTTGGAGACGGCGGTCCAGCTGGATCCTGCCCTCGCCGACGGCTGGGTCAACCTCGGCGTCGTGCGCCGCCGGCTGGGCGATTTGGAGGGAGCGGAAACCGCCTATCAGCGGGCGCTGCAAGAAGATGCCGGCACCAGCGCCGCCTATCACAACCTGGCGGCGCTCTATCGCCACCTGGGCAAGGAAGAGATGGTGGAAGAGCTCCTCACCCTGGCTGACGAAAGCGGCAACCGCAATCCCTTCACCTACCTGCGCCTGGGGGATATCAATCTGCGCCAGGGAGAGCTGGACGCCGCCCAACGCTTTTACCGCCGCGCCTCCCAGCTGGATCCGGAGCTGGCGGAAGCCTACGCCGCCCTCGGGCAATGGGCGTTGGAGGTCGGCAGGGAGAAAGCGGCCCGCCGCTGGCTGCGACAGGCTCGTCGATTGGATCCGGAAGATCGGCGAGTGGTCAGTCTCGGGCGGCAGTTGGAGACGCCTTAGCGCATCAGGCCCGATCGGCCGGAAACGCAAGCACCTCCTGCAACGAGCTCGCCCCGGCGGCGAGCATCACCAATCGGTCCACTCCCAGGGCGACCCCGGCGCAGGGGGGCAGCCCCGCCTCCAGCGCCGCCAGCAAGCGCTCGTCCACCGGCACCGGGGGTAGACCCGCCTCGGCCCGGCGGTCCAGATCGCGCTCGAAGCGCCGCCGCTGCTCCGCCGGGTCGAGAAGCTCGTGGTAGCCGTTGGCCAGCTCCACGCCCTCGACATAGGCCTCGAACCGTTCCGCCACCGCGTCCTCCCCCTGCCCCCGGACCCGCGCCAGCGCCGCCTGATCCGGCGGATAGTCGTAGAGCAGGGTCGGCCGGCGGCGCCCCAACTGCGGCTCCACCACCAGGCTCAGGAGCAGGTCGAGCCAGCCGCCGCGGTCGTCGGCGTCGAGACCGGAGACCTCGCCGAGACCCAGCTCCTGCGCTCGCCGCCGCAGCTCCTGCGCCGAGGCGGTCCAGGGATCGACCCCGGCATGCTCGCGCACCGCCTCGCGGTAGGTTTGGCGCTCCGCCGGCGGCACGCTGAGGATCCGGCTGAGCAGCGCCGCCACCTCGTCCATCAGCCGGTGGTGATCCCACCCCGGCCGGTACCATTCGAGGAGAGTGAATTCAGGATTGTGACGGCGGCCTTGCTCGCCGTCGCGAAAGGCCTTGGAGATCTGGTAGATGGGACCGCTGCCGGCGGCCAGCAGCCGCTTCATGGCGTATTCCGGGGAGGTTTGCAGATAGCCCCGGCGGCCACCGACGGTGGCGACGATGCTTTGAATGTGCAGATCGGAGGCGGTGGCGGCGCCGAGCAGGGGGGTCTCCACTTCGAGCACCCCCGCCTCGGCGAAGAAGGCCCGAATCTCGGCCAAGACCTCGGCCCGCCGGCGCAGGGCTTCCAGGCCGGCGGTGGGCCGCCACAAGGTGCTACTCCTTGGCGCGGGAGACGTATTCGCCGGAGCGGGTGTCGACTTTGATCACCTCTTCTTCTTGGATGAAGAGCGGTACCCGCACCACGGCACCGGTCTCCAGAGTCGCGGGCTTGCTGCCGCCGGAGGAGGTGTCGCCCTTGAGGCCGGGGTCGGTCTGGGTCACCTTGAGGGTCACGAAGTTGGGGGCGGTGACGGAGAGGGGATGACCGTTGTAGAGGGTCACGGTGCACATATCCTCTTCTTTGATCCAGTTCACCGTGTCGCCCATGGCATTGGCGTTGGCCTGGTGCTGGACGAACGTGTCGGGGACCATGAAGTGCCAGAACTCCCCGTCGGTGTAGAGGTACTGCATATCCGTTTCCATCACGTCCGCTTCGTCGAAGCCCTCACCGGATTTGAGGGTCTTCTCGAGCACTCTGCCGGTGGAGAGGTTGCGCAGCTTGACGCGGACGAAGGCCTGCCCCTTGCCGGGTTTGACGAACTCGGTGTCGATGATGGTGCAGGGGTCGCCGTCGAGCATGACCTTCAGGCCGCTCTTCAATTGGTTGGTGCTATAAGCCATAGTTTCCTCGGAGCTGGGTCGCAATATGGTTGAATGCTTGGAATCTTCGGTCACTGAGCCATTGAGGACCGGGTCACCCATGATAGTACGAAGCACTCCAGCCTGGCAGCAAGCGCTGACTCAGGCCATCTCCGATCCCCTCGAGCTCCTGGAGCTGCTGCAGCTCTCCCCCGCCGCTCTCGGCGTTCCCGAGGACGCGGCGGCGGCGCGGCGCCAGTTTCCCCTGCGAGTGCCTCGCGGATTCGCCGCCCGCATGCGCCCCGGCGACCCCGCCGACCCGCTGCTGCGCCAGGTCTTGCCGGTGGACCGGGAAGCGCAGCCGGCACCGGGATTCTCCACCGATCCGCTGGCGGAGAGCGAGTCCCACCCCACCCCGGGGCTGCTGCACAAATACCGCGGCCGGGCCTTGCTGGTGGTCACCGGCGCCTGCGCCGTCCACTGCCGCTACTGCTTCCGCCGCCACTTCCCCTACGCCGAGAGCAGCGGCCGCGGCACTTGGGACCAAGCGCTGGAGCATCTGGCGGCGGATTCGAGCCTGGTGGAGGTGATCCTCAGCGGCGGCGACCCCCTGTCGGTGAGCGACGGCCAGCTGGCGGAGCTGGTCCAGCGCCTCACCGCCATCCCCCATCTGCGCCGTCTGCGGATCCACAGCCGGCTGCCGGTGGTGCTGCCGGAGCGCATCGACCACCAGCTGCTGGAGTGGCTGGCGGGCTCGCGGCTACGGCCGGTGCTGGTGATCCACGCCAACCACCCGCGGGAGATCGACGATGCGGTGGTGGAAGCCTTGGAGAGGCTGCGCCGGGCGGGGGTCACGCTGCTCAACCAGGCGGTGCTGCTGCGCGGCGTCAACGACGATGTGGCGGTGCTGGAGGAGCTCAGCGAAGTGCTCTTCGCCGCCGGGGTGCTGCCCTACTATCTGCACCTGCTGGACCGGGTGGACGGCGCCGCTCACTTCGAAGTTCCGGAGCCCGAAGCCCGGCGCCTCGCCGCCGGCCTCACCCGCCGCTTGCCGGGCTACTTGGTGCCGCGATTGGTGCGAGAGGTCGCCGGTGCCGAAGCGAAGGTACCGGTGGACCTCCAGCGGGAATTGAGGGGGCGTGAAACAATGATCTCAGCGCCCGGCGCCACCCGCGCAAGGCCCGCGGATGAGAAGCATCGCAGACCGAGATTCGACGTTTGAAGTCTGGCGAAGGTTGAAGTCAGAGGAAGGGTTCGCAGCATGGAACGAGGTCCTGTCTCCCGGTTCATCGACCACCACTACCGTCACTTCAACGCCGCGGCG includes these proteins:
- a CDS encoding tetratricopeptide repeat protein; translation: MRPRPGLLAAFLTLLLSLTACGSLGPQHLASAAAREAIAARGLDPDEVLVPFQLTEEMEQWAREAVPKNLPKAERSQRLLEALVQLEGLNLQYRSDFTGTAEEVFETRQANCLSFTHLFVAMARSLHLDAYFLFVQDIQSFFQEGDLVINASHVTAATGPQQDPQILEFTDRTDVEYRRFHHISDLRAVALFYSNRGAELLRKGQPGGALQWLETAVQLDPALADGWVNLGVVRRRLGDLEGAETAYQRALQEDAGTSAAYHNLAALYRHLGKEEMVEELLTLADESGNRNPFTYLRLGDINLRQGELDAAQRFYRRASQLDPELAEAYAALGQWALEVGREKAARRWLRQARRLDPEDRRVVSLGRQLETP
- the epmA gene encoding EF-P lysine aminoacylase EpmA; protein product: MWRPTAGLEALRRRAEVLAEIRAFFAEAGVLEVETPLLGAATASDLHIQSIVATVGGRRGYLQTSPEYAMKRLLAAGSGPIYQISKAFRDGEQGRRHNPEFTLLEWYRPGWDHHRLMDEVAALLSRILSVPPAERQTYREAVREHAGVDPWTASAQELRRRAQELGLGEVSGLDADDRGGWLDLLLSLVVEPQLGRRRPTLLYDYPPDQAALARVRGQGEDAVAERFEAYVEGVELANGYHELLDPAEQRRRFERDLDRRAEAGLPPVPVDERLLAALEAGLPPCAGVALGVDRLVMLAAGASSLQEVLAFPADRA
- the efp gene encoding elongation factor P encodes the protein MAYSTNQLKSGLKVMLDGDPCTIIDTEFVKPGKGQAFVRVKLRNLSTGRVLEKTLKSGEGFDEADVMETDMQYLYTDGEFWHFMVPDTFVQHQANANAMGDTVNWIKEEDMCTVTLYNGHPLSVTAPNFVTLKVTQTDPGLKGDTSSGGSKPATLETGAVVRVPLFIQEEEVIKVDTRSGEYVSRAKE
- the epmB gene encoding EF-P beta-lysylation protein EpmB, which gives rise to MIVRSTPAWQQALTQAISDPLELLELLQLSPAALGVPEDAAAARRQFPLRVPRGFAARMRPGDPADPLLRQVLPVDREAQPAPGFSTDPLAESESHPTPGLLHKYRGRALLVVTGACAVHCRYCFRRHFPYAESSGRGTWDQALEHLAADSSLVEVILSGGDPLSVSDGQLAELVQRLTAIPHLRRLRIHSRLPVVLPERIDHQLLEWLAGSRLRPVLVIHANHPREIDDAVVEALERLRRAGVTLLNQAVLLRGVNDDVAVLEELSEVLFAAGVLPYYLHLLDRVDGAAHFEVPEPEARRLAAGLTRRLPGYLVPRLVREVAGAEAKVPVDLQRELRGRETMISAPGATRARPADEKHRRPRFDV